The sequence below is a genomic window from Streptomyces sp. B21-105.
AGCAGTACGCCGGCGAAAACTCTCTGAAGAGTGGTGCCGGAGATCTTCGTCGCGAGGCGTTTGCCGTCCCAGGCTCCGAGGATCGCGGCTCCGGTGAAGGGGCCGATGACCTCCCAGTGGAGCCCGCCACCGGTGCCGGTGCGAGCGGCGAGCGCGGCGAGGGAGTTCACCGTGATGACGAGCAGGCTGGTGCCCACCGCCCGCCGCATGGCCAGTCCCAGGACGCCCACCAGGGCGGGCACGGCGAGGAATCCCCCGCCGACCCCCAGAAAGCCCGTCACGGCGCCGAGTCCGGCACCGGCGCCAGCCGCCCTGCCGGGACGGATCCGGTCCGGCGGCCCGGACGCGGACGGACGCAACATACGCAGAGCCGCCAGCGCGGCGATGACCGCGAACGCCGCCGTCAGCACCGCTTCGGGCAGGCGCCCTGCAACAGCTCCGGCGAGAAAGGCGGGGACGATGCCCGCCGCAGCGAACAACGCCCCTGTCTTCCATGCCACGTTCCCGCCGCGGGCGTGGGCGTACAGGGCGGTGGCGGAGGTGGCGGTGACGATGATCAGGCTGGCGGTGGTGGCGGCGGCCGGGGTGAAGCCGAGCAGATAGATCAGTGCCGGTACGGCAAGGACGCTGCCACCGCCGCCGAGGGCCCCGAGCGCGAGACCGATGACGGCCCCGGCGATGAGGGCGAGAACGAGTACGGTCACGCTATCCGGCCGCTGTTCCCGCGTTCGTCGACGACCGGGTGCCCGGCGGCGGCCCACGCGTTCATACCGCCCTCGACGTCCACCACCTGCGCTCCGCGGTCGGTGAGGAGCTTCGCGGCCTGCTGGGAGCGGTGTCCACTGCGGCAGATCACCACCAGCGGACGGCCCTGCGCCTCGGCGGGCAGGATGGCGCCGGCGACCAGGTTCGTCAGCGGTACGTGGATGGCGCCCGGGGCGTGGCCCGAGTTCCATTCGGGCTTCTCGCGGACGTCCAGCAGGACGGCGTCAGGCCGGTCGCCGCTGGTACGGCTGTGTGCCTCGTCGACCGTGACACGGGGCCCGTTTCGGCGAAAGAGGAACATCACACGCTTCCTTCCTTGCGGGAGATCGGCCGAACTCAGGCGGAGGCCAGGGGCAGCCCGGCATCCGCCGCGGCGTCGAAGGCGTCGTCGACGGCGACCACCTTGCGGCCGGCGGCATCGAGGAGGGAGGCGGCGATCGCCGCGCGCATCCCGCCGGCGCAGTGCACCCACACCGTCCCGTCCGGCACCTCGCCGATACGGCCGTGCAGCTCGTGGATCGGGATGTGGACCGAGCCGTCGATGTAGCCGCCTACGCGCTCCGAGTCCCGGCGCACATCCAGGACGACCACCTCGTCGCCGCGCTCGCGCACCTGGGCAAGGTCGGCGAAGCGGGCACGCGGGAAAGAAGCGAGCCTCTCGCCCTCATGGACCCAGCCGGCCGGGTCGCCGGTGGCGGCGGCGGCCGGGCGGTCGATGCCTACCCGCGCGAGTTCCCGCTGCGCGGCGCTGATCTGCTCCGGGGTGTCGGCGAGCAGGGTGACGGGCTTGCCCCAGGGGATCAGCCAGGCCAGGTAGGTGGCGAGCTTGCCCTCGCCCTCGAAGTTGAACGAGCCGGCCACGTGCCCCTCGGCGAAGGCCATGCGGCTGCGCAGGTCCACCACCCACTCACCGGCGGCCAGCCGGGAGGAGATTTCGCCTGCATCCGCACGCCTCGGCGGGGTGAGGTCGACGGGGGCGGGG
It includes:
- a CDS encoding sulfite exporter TauE/SafE family protein, coding for MTVLVLALIAGAVIGLALGALGGGGSVLAVPALIYLLGFTPAAATTASLIIVTATSATALYAHARGGNVAWKTGALFAAAGIVPAFLAGAVAGRLPEAVLTAAFAVIAALAALRMLRPSASGPPDRIRPGRAAGAGAGLGAVTGFLGVGGGFLAVPALVGVLGLAMRRAVGTSLLVITVNSLAALAARTGTGGGLHWEVIGPFTGAAILGAWDGKRLATKISGTTLQRVFAGVLLAVAAFMLVDVIV
- a CDS encoding rhodanese-like domain-containing protein, which codes for MFLFRRNGPRVTVDEAHSRTSGDRPDAVLLDVREKPEWNSGHAPGAIHVPLTNLVAGAILPAEAQGRPLVVICRSGHRSQQAAKLLTDRGAQVVDVEGGMNAWAAAGHPVVDERGNSGRIA